A single window of Xylocopa sonorina isolate GNS202 chromosome 5, iyXylSono1_principal, whole genome shotgun sequence DNA harbors:
- the LOC143423597 gene encoding endoplasmic reticulum aminopeptidase 1 isoform X5 codes for MSEQDVDDVAFLTDSNTGLHKRSIYEHNGIVCSQKRALCIATVVFAILFAISLIIAFAGPQNDCPCAGEKPANLEIEDDEKSSEPLATNGEVFPWNNVRLPAFAHPTRYNITIHPNLTTLEVKGQVTIEFYVDRETNYIVFHSKNLTINEKMVQDRKGHRLKIAKLLEYPKHQQLYLELEESKFRKRGNYTVHLRFISKLTSELEGFYLSSYVTPEGEKRYLATTHFEPTYARSAFPCFDEPQFKAKFKVSIFRDRFHIALCNMPVMSTEDAGFYMGTGLLRDDFQESVEMSTYLVAFVVCDFKRVSELTKRNISVSVYAAEAMLPQAKYAVTTAARTMDYFESFFGVHYPLPKQDLIAIPDFAAGAMENWGLITYRETSILYDPQQTSTNAHEWVAVVVAHELAHQWFGNLVTMKWWNDLWLNEGAASFFEYKGVNHISPEWSMMDQFILDKTQPALDLDALASSHPISVPVKDPNEIEAIFDDISYSKGASILNMLEGFLCEDVLKSGLNDYLNSHAYGNADTNDLWAVFTKHANNTFDVKVIMDTWTQQMGFPLITITRNGNTITATQKRFLISPKENDTELLQPKSPFDYKWYVPLSYYTDKEPRKLHNVWMNLTDVTFEIPTAAEYIKCNVNQSGFYRVTYPEDMWASIIATLLKDHKKFSPADRANLIDDAFTLCEAGELNATIPLELSLYLLEERDYVPWATALGYLHSWKERLSESPGYKRYITFLKQLITPVTKYVGWMDEGSHLKKLLRIAVLQSAVSVKLDDVVKPAKNFFEDWMLRGKQIAPNIRDVIYVAGIKFGGEKEWNYCWQNYQKTQVPSEKRIMLQALGATTDSWLLQRYLLRSLDREMVRSQDVETVIASVASNSEGQFLAWRHLKAYWPEIHALFGNGSLTMGGLISVVVSDFFTEYDYHEVSEFFKKVDVGSGRRALEQSLETIKFNIHWVKENADIVDRWLLNYLSVHTS; via the exons ATGAGCGAGCAGGATGTGGACGACGTCGCCTTTCTGACAG ACAGCAACACAGGATTGCATAAACGTAGTATCTACGAGCACAATGGAATTGTGTGTTCGCAGAAAAGGGCTCTCTGCATAGCTACCGTCGTTTTTGCGATCCTTTTCGCCATATCACTCATCATTGCCTTCGCGGGACCACAAAATG ACTGCCCTTGCGCTGGAGAAAAGCCAGCCAACCTGGAAATCGAGGACGATGAAAAAAGCAGCGAGCCTCTTGCGACTAATGGAGAG GTGTTTCCTTGGAACAATGTCAGACTACCTGCGTTCGCGCATCCTACTAGGTACAATATCACCATCCATCCAAATCTTACCACCTTAGAAGTTAAAG GACAGGTCACAATCGAGTTCTATGTCGATCGAGAGACCAACTATATCGTCTTCCATAGTAAAAATTTGACAATAAACGAGAAA ATGGTTCAAGACCGTAAAGGCCACAGATTAAAGATCGCGAAATTGCTGGAGTACCCGAAACACCAACAGCTGTACCTAGAGCTGGAAGAGAGTAAATTTCGTAAGAGGGGGAATTATACGGTGCACTTGAGGTTCATATCGAAACTAACGAGCGAACTCGAAGGGTTTTACCTGAGCAGCTATGTCACCCCCGAAGGAGAAAAGAG GTACCTCGCCACCACTCACTTCGAGCCTACGTATGCCCGATCGGCGTTTCCGTGCTTCGACGAGCCCCAATTCAAAGCTAAATTTAAGGTTTCGATATTCAGGGATAGATTTCATATCGCACTGTGCAATATGCCTGTGATGAGCACCGAAGACGCGGGATTTTACATGGGCACAGGACTT CTTCGCGACGACTTTCAAGAATCCGTGGAAATGTCGACATATTTGGTGGCTTTCGTGGTCTGCGATTTCAAGCGAGTTTCCGAGCTGACTAAAAGGAATATTTCCGTGAGTGTTTACGCCGCAGAGGCGATGCTCCCTCAAGCAAAATACGCAGTGACCACAGCTGCTCGCACGATGGATTATTTCGAATCTTTTTTTGGCGTGCACTACCCATTGCCCAAGCAAG ACTTGATAGCTATTCCTGACTTTGCCGCGGGGGCAATGGAAAACTGGGGCCTAATCACATACCGGGAGACGTCCATACTGTACGACCCCCAACAGACATCGACTAATGCTCACGAATGGGTAGCGGTGGTGGTCGCCCACGAGCTTGCCCACCAATGGTTTGGCAATCTGGTTACGATGAAATGGTGGAACGATCTGTGGCTGAACGAAGGCGCGGCCAGTTTCTTCGAGTACAAAGGGGTGAATCACATCTCGCCCGAGTGGAGCATGATGGATCAATTTATTTTAGACAAAACCCAACCGGCCCTCGACCTCGACGCCTTGGCCAGCAGCCACCCTATTAGCGTCCCGGTGAAAGATCCGAACGAGATCGAGGCTATATTCGATGATATCAGTTATAGTAAGGGCGCTTCCATTCTCAACATGCTTGAGGGCTTTTTGTGTGAGGACGTTCTCAAAAGCGGATTGAACGATTACCTGAATTCGCACGCGTATGGAAATGCAGACACGAACGACCTCTGGGCGGTCTTCACGAAACATGCAAATAATACGTTTGATGTGAAA GTTATTATGGATACGTGGACCCAGCAAATGGGTTTCCCTCTGATTACGATTACACGCAATGGAAACACGATCACGGCTACTCAAAAGAGATTTCTTATATCACCGAAAGAGAACGATACAGAATTGTTGCAACCAAAGTCCCCCTTTGACTACAAGTGGTACGTCCCGTTGAGCTACTACACAGACAAAGAACCGCGCAAGCTTCACAACGTGTGGATGAATTTAACCGATG TAACGTTCGAAATTCCTACCGCTGCGGAGTACATAAAGTGCAACGTGAATCAAAGCGGATTCTATCGTGTAACTTATCCTGAAGATATGTGGGCATCTATCATTGCCACGTTGTTAAAAGACCACAAAAAATTCAGCCCCGCAGATCGTGCCAATCTGATCGACGACGCATTCACCCTTTGCGAAGCGGGCGAGCTGAACGCTACCATACCCCTCGAATTGTCCCTTTATCTTCTGGAGGAACGGGACTACGTGCCGTGGGCTACGGCGTTGGGATATTTGCACTCTTGGAAAGAGAGATTGAGCGAAAGTCCTGGATACAAACGATACATAACGTTTTTAAAACAGCTAATAACTCCAGTTACGAAATATGTCGGTTGGATGGACGAGGGATCTCATTTAAAAAA GTTATTAAGAATTGCAGTACTCCAATCAGCTGTGTCTGTGAAATTGGACGATGTTGTAAAGCCAGCAAAAAATTTTTTCGAAGATTGGATGTTAAGAGGTAAACAAATCGCCCCAAATATACGGGACGTTATATATGTTGCAG GGATTAAATTTGGCGGTGAGAAAGAGTGGAATTATTGCTGGCAAAATTATCAAAAGACTCAGGTACCCAGTGAGAAAAGAATAATGTTGCAAGCGCTAGGAGCGACGACAGATTCTTGGCTATTGCAGCGCTATCTTTTACGATCGCTGGACAGAGAAATGGTGAGGTCGCAAGACGTTGAGACTGTTATAGCGTCTGTCGCCAGCAATTCTGAAGGTCAATTCCTTGCGTGGCGTCATCTTAAAGCCTATTGGCCTGAGATTCATGCTTTATTCGGAAACGGATCACTTACGATGGGTGGACTTATATCTGTTGTTGTCTCCGATTTCTTCACAGAATACGATTACCACGAG GTGTCGGAATTCTTTAAAAAGGTGGACGTCGGAAGTGGCCGGCGAGCATTAGAGCAAAGCCTAGAAACAATCAAGTTCAATATACACTGGGTTAAAGAGAAC
- the LOC143423597 gene encoding endoplasmic reticulum aminopeptidase 1 isoform X4 — protein MSEQDVDDVAFLTGDSNTGLHKRSIYEHNGIVCSQKRALCIATVVFAILFAISLIIAFAGPQNDCPCAGEKPANLEIEDDEKSSEPLATNGEVFPWNNVRLPAFAHPTRYNITIHPNLTTLEVKGQVTIEFYVDRETNYIVFHSKNLTINEKMVQDRKGHRLKIAKLLEYPKHQQLYLELEESKFRKRGNYTVHLRFISKLTSELEGFYLSSYVTPEGEKRYLATTHFEPTYARSAFPCFDEPQFKAKFKVSIFRDRFHIALCNMPVMSTEDAGFYMGTGLLRDDFQESVEMSTYLVAFVVCDFKRVSELTKRNISVSVYAAEAMLPQAKYAVTTAARTMDYFESFFGVHYPLPKQDLIAIPDFAAGAMENWGLITYRETSILYDPQQTSTNAHEWVAVVVAHELAHQWFGNLVTMKWWNDLWLNEGAASFFEYKGVNHISPEWSMMDQFILDKTQPALDLDALASSHPISVPVKDPNEIEAIFDDISYSKGASILNMLEGFLCEDVLKSGLNDYLNSHAYGNADTNDLWAVFTKHANNTFDVKVIMDTWTQQMGFPLITITRNGNTITATQKRFLISPKENDTELLQPKSPFDYKWYVPLSYYTDKEPRKLHNVWMNLTDVTFEIPTAAEYIKCNVNQSGFYRVTYPEDMWASIIATLLKDHKKFSPADRANLIDDAFTLCEAGELNATIPLELSLYLLEERDYVPWATALGYLHSWKERLSESPGYKRYITFLKQLITPVTKYVGWMDEGSHLKKLLRIAVLQSAVSVKLDDVVKPAKNFFEDWMLRGKQIAPNIRDVIYVAGIKFGGEKEWNYCWQNYQKTQVPSEKRIMLQALGATTDSWLLQRYLLRSLDREMVRSQDVETVIASVASNSEGQFLAWRHLKAYWPEIHALFGNGSLTMGGLISVVVSDFFTEYDYHEVSEFFKKVDVGSGRRALEQSLETIKFNIHWVKENADIVDRWLLNYLSVHTS, from the exons ATGAGCGAGCAGGATGTGGACGACGTCGCCTTTCTGACAG GAGACAGCAACACAGGATTGCATAAACGTAGTATCTACGAGCACAATGGAATTGTGTGTTCGCAGAAAAGGGCTCTCTGCATAGCTACCGTCGTTTTTGCGATCCTTTTCGCCATATCACTCATCATTGCCTTCGCGGGACCACAAAATG ACTGCCCTTGCGCTGGAGAAAAGCCAGCCAACCTGGAAATCGAGGACGATGAAAAAAGCAGCGAGCCTCTTGCGACTAATGGAGAG GTGTTTCCTTGGAACAATGTCAGACTACCTGCGTTCGCGCATCCTACTAGGTACAATATCACCATCCATCCAAATCTTACCACCTTAGAAGTTAAAG GACAGGTCACAATCGAGTTCTATGTCGATCGAGAGACCAACTATATCGTCTTCCATAGTAAAAATTTGACAATAAACGAGAAA ATGGTTCAAGACCGTAAAGGCCACAGATTAAAGATCGCGAAATTGCTGGAGTACCCGAAACACCAACAGCTGTACCTAGAGCTGGAAGAGAGTAAATTTCGTAAGAGGGGGAATTATACGGTGCACTTGAGGTTCATATCGAAACTAACGAGCGAACTCGAAGGGTTTTACCTGAGCAGCTATGTCACCCCCGAAGGAGAAAAGAG GTACCTCGCCACCACTCACTTCGAGCCTACGTATGCCCGATCGGCGTTTCCGTGCTTCGACGAGCCCCAATTCAAAGCTAAATTTAAGGTTTCGATATTCAGGGATAGATTTCATATCGCACTGTGCAATATGCCTGTGATGAGCACCGAAGACGCGGGATTTTACATGGGCACAGGACTT CTTCGCGACGACTTTCAAGAATCCGTGGAAATGTCGACATATTTGGTGGCTTTCGTGGTCTGCGATTTCAAGCGAGTTTCCGAGCTGACTAAAAGGAATATTTCCGTGAGTGTTTACGCCGCAGAGGCGATGCTCCCTCAAGCAAAATACGCAGTGACCACAGCTGCTCGCACGATGGATTATTTCGAATCTTTTTTTGGCGTGCACTACCCATTGCCCAAGCAAG ACTTGATAGCTATTCCTGACTTTGCCGCGGGGGCAATGGAAAACTGGGGCCTAATCACATACCGGGAGACGTCCATACTGTACGACCCCCAACAGACATCGACTAATGCTCACGAATGGGTAGCGGTGGTGGTCGCCCACGAGCTTGCCCACCAATGGTTTGGCAATCTGGTTACGATGAAATGGTGGAACGATCTGTGGCTGAACGAAGGCGCGGCCAGTTTCTTCGAGTACAAAGGGGTGAATCACATCTCGCCCGAGTGGAGCATGATGGATCAATTTATTTTAGACAAAACCCAACCGGCCCTCGACCTCGACGCCTTGGCCAGCAGCCACCCTATTAGCGTCCCGGTGAAAGATCCGAACGAGATCGAGGCTATATTCGATGATATCAGTTATAGTAAGGGCGCTTCCATTCTCAACATGCTTGAGGGCTTTTTGTGTGAGGACGTTCTCAAAAGCGGATTGAACGATTACCTGAATTCGCACGCGTATGGAAATGCAGACACGAACGACCTCTGGGCGGTCTTCACGAAACATGCAAATAATACGTTTGATGTGAAA GTTATTATGGATACGTGGACCCAGCAAATGGGTTTCCCTCTGATTACGATTACACGCAATGGAAACACGATCACGGCTACTCAAAAGAGATTTCTTATATCACCGAAAGAGAACGATACAGAATTGTTGCAACCAAAGTCCCCCTTTGACTACAAGTGGTACGTCCCGTTGAGCTACTACACAGACAAAGAACCGCGCAAGCTTCACAACGTGTGGATGAATTTAACCGATG TAACGTTCGAAATTCCTACCGCTGCGGAGTACATAAAGTGCAACGTGAATCAAAGCGGATTCTATCGTGTAACTTATCCTGAAGATATGTGGGCATCTATCATTGCCACGTTGTTAAAAGACCACAAAAAATTCAGCCCCGCAGATCGTGCCAATCTGATCGACGACGCATTCACCCTTTGCGAAGCGGGCGAGCTGAACGCTACCATACCCCTCGAATTGTCCCTTTATCTTCTGGAGGAACGGGACTACGTGCCGTGGGCTACGGCGTTGGGATATTTGCACTCTTGGAAAGAGAGATTGAGCGAAAGTCCTGGATACAAACGATACATAACGTTTTTAAAACAGCTAATAACTCCAGTTACGAAATATGTCGGTTGGATGGACGAGGGATCTCATTTAAAAAA GTTATTAAGAATTGCAGTACTCCAATCAGCTGTGTCTGTGAAATTGGACGATGTTGTAAAGCCAGCAAAAAATTTTTTCGAAGATTGGATGTTAAGAGGTAAACAAATCGCCCCAAATATACGGGACGTTATATATGTTGCAG GGATTAAATTTGGCGGTGAGAAAGAGTGGAATTATTGCTGGCAAAATTATCAAAAGACTCAGGTACCCAGTGAGAAAAGAATAATGTTGCAAGCGCTAGGAGCGACGACAGATTCTTGGCTATTGCAGCGCTATCTTTTACGATCGCTGGACAGAGAAATGGTGAGGTCGCAAGACGTTGAGACTGTTATAGCGTCTGTCGCCAGCAATTCTGAAGGTCAATTCCTTGCGTGGCGTCATCTTAAAGCCTATTGGCCTGAGATTCATGCTTTATTCGGAAACGGATCACTTACGATGGGTGGACTTATATCTGTTGTTGTCTCCGATTTCTTCACAGAATACGATTACCACGAG GTGTCGGAATTCTTTAAAAAGGTGGACGTCGGAAGTGGCCGGCGAGCATTAGAGCAAAGCCTAGAAACAATCAAGTTCAATATACACTGGGTTAAAGAGAAC